Proteins encoded together in one Salmo trutta chromosome 3, fSalTru1.1, whole genome shotgun sequence window:
- the LOC115174048 gene encoding carnosine synthase 1 isoform X3, producing the protein MLSLSSLPTTVVPSHLSSPGGCATGGPRVWSSNQEVALFQTLQEALREIDLPETQDLPQGMSHSELCVCVLGSPLPYLSLLLEAGQRSPGDALLCLSPSWLSHSSPSLLVHKAVTFDLGGRTFLSNFNPPRKVTYYLSCDPWTEEEVTRETDCPSGGSGALCRFWGDVLTTRVLLQKAKIHCPPTLALLLPPGQMRLDEGRTGGVEVVHLEKGVEGGMNSIRNKVDSFLESEDMKGSESVVLRRSGGTFVGEATSPPVYLSRNNRDEVWAKVGYLLPQLLPGEAVLLEAYCSPLKPGPRVEDRTWEQYTDCRPQVPDLSFRLCAIVSRSPLDLPLLYKLVCRVGVSDAPLSHSHSLSQSLETTLLECGFTDPTMATSLHRLATDTALSCLRVVMETESSMSAELRGGAGAQTDMIGVDLLFTMDGYIISPVVLGLHPSLCLRSSFPEQGMGLEGCDSGIEGWSRGTLLLTPLLRSQYYLMQEKTVLVVGAGGHSKKFIWGAAKKYKLKILLVDCDPAHFASQLVGHFLPLPDLPDHRRDDQHCSRICDWLLSSGLRPDGCVCFWDDCVVLTSLVCNRLGLRGPPPEAIRIAKEKSRTHRHLLGLLKSTGTNLTSVEQPSGQADGLVEFREGERRGRQRNGMVNGMVNMEGDSMRAMADFDRGDLFNEAMGKPDTTAPTSSSASASSSFSLSFGTFRPSAPLLSPSPSSYAVPCIHVESALDLEKAASGGEGGPGGASVGVVRFPAVMKLEYGAGAVGVRKVGSLEESLAHFERIGGDLREETDYPGIGLGWGNAMTLMEYVGGTEHDVDVVLFEGRLEGAFVSDNGPTRAPAFTETASQMPSGLAPDKRAQLIRAAHHACLGCGLQDGVFNVELKMTEVGPRLIEINARMGGFYLRDWIRQLYGVDILMAAFMVSCGVRPCLPSATALPARGHFAGVMVVVSQHLQALRSTASPERLRGLHQDGALWLNELAEEDELISGEYEEPFCNVGVRDAHNAANARQRLLALCQGLGLHCPPRYDLGYFLSHFS; encoded by the exons ATG ctctctctcagctctctccccACCACCGTTGTCCCcagccacctctcctctccaggagGATGTGCTACTGGGGGACCGAGGGTATGGTCCTCCAACCAGGAGGTGGCGCTGTTCCAGACCCTGCAAGAGGCTCTGAGGGAGATCGACCTGCCTGAAACACAGGACCTGCCACAGG GTATGAGTCACtctgagctgtgtgtctgtgttttgggatcccccctcccctacctctctctgctGTTGGAGGCAGGCCAACGGAGCCCAG gAGATGCTCTCCTGTGTCTTTCTCCGTCCTGGCTCTCtcactcctccccctccctcctggtCCACAAGGCTGTCACCTTTGACTTGGGAGGCCGCACTTTCCTCTCCAACTTCAACCCCCCTCGCAAGGTCACCTACTACCTGTCATGTGACCCTTGGACTGAGGAGGAAGTGACCCGGGAGACAGACTGCCCAAGCGGAGGTTCCGGCGCACTGTGTCGATTCTGGGGGGATGTTCTGACCACCAGGGTTCTGCTGCAAAAGGCCAAGATCCATTGCCCCCCGACGCTGGCCTTACTGTTGCCCCCGGGACAGATGAGACTGGATGAGGGCAGGACAGGAGGGGTGGAGGTGGTGCACCTGGAAAAGGGGGTGGAAGGAGGGATGAACTCCATCCGAAACAAGGTGGACTCTTTCCTGGAGTCTGAGGATATGAAGGGATCTGAGAGT GTGGTGCTCAGGCGCAGTGGTGGGACGTTTGTGGGCGAGGCAACCTCACCCCCTGTCTACCTGTCCAGGAACAACAGGGATGAGGTCTGGGCCAAGGTAGGTTATCTCCTGCCCCAGCTCCTCCCCGGAGAGGCAGTGCTGCTGGAGGCCTACTGCTCCCCACTGAAGCCTGGGCCGCGGGTAGAGGACCGCACCTGGGAACAGTACACCG actgcAGGCCTCAGGTTCCAGACCTGTCCTTCAGACTGTGTGCCATCGTAAGTCGCTCACCTCTGGACCTGCCTCTCCTCTACAAg tTGGTGTGTAGAGTGGGTGTGTCCGACgcccctctctctcacagccaCTCCCTCTCTCAGTCCTTGGAGACCACCCTATTAGAGTGCGGTTTCACTGACCCTACCATGGCAACTTCTCTCCATCGCTTAGCAACGGACACCGCCCTGTCCTGCCTTCGTGTTGTCATGGAAACAGAGTCAAGCATGTCCGCGGAACTGCGTGGTGGAGCGGGTGCCCAGACCGACatgatag gTGTAGACCTCCTCTTCACCATGGATGGTTACATCATCAGCCCTGTTGTCCTTggcctccacccctccctctgtctccgcTCCTCCTTCCCGGAgcaagggatggggctggagggATGTGACAGTGGGATAGAGGGGTGGAGTAGGGgcaccctcctcctcacccccctcctccGCTCCCAGTACTACCTGATGCAGGAGAAGACTGTGCTGGTGGTGGGAGCTGGAGGACACAGTAAGAAGTTCATTTGGGGAGCAGCCAAAAAGTACAAACTCAAG ATCCTGCTGGTGGACTGTGACCCCGCCCACTTCGCCTCCCAGTTGGTCGGCCACTTCCTGCCCCTGCCAGACCTGCCCGACCACCGCCGTGACGACCAGCACTGCTCCCGCATTTGTGATTGGTTGTTGTCCTCTGGGCTCCGTCCTGATGGCTGCGTGTGTTTCTGGGATGACTGCGTGGTGCTGACGTCTCTGGTCTGTAATAGGCTGGGGCTCAGGGGGCCTCCCCCCGAGGCCATCCGCATCGCGAAGGAGAAGAGCCGCACCCACAGGCACCTCCTGGGCTTACTGAAGTCTACTGGGACTAACCTGACCAGTGTTGAGCAACCCTCTGGTCAGGCGGATGGCCTGGTTGAGTTTAgagaaggtgagaggagaggaagacagcGCAACGGTATGGTCAACGGCATGGTCAACATGGAAGGGGATAGCATGAGAGCTATGGCCGATTTTGACAGGGGGGATCTCTTCAATGAGGCAATGGGCAAACCCGACACTACCGCCCCTACCTCTTCATCCGCCTCAGCTTCCTCATCCTTCTCACTGTCCTTTGGCACTTTCCGGCCCTCCGctcccctcctttctccctccccttcttcctATGCTGTTCCCTGTATCCATGTGGAGAGCGCCCTGGATCTGGAGAAGGCAGccagtgggggggagggggggcctGGTGGGGCCAGTGTAGGGGTGGTGAGGTTCCCTGCCGTCATGAAGCTGGAGTATGGGGCCGGGGCGGTGGGCGTGAGGAAGGTGGGCTCTCTGGAGGAAAGCCTGGCACACTTTGAGAGGATCGGAGGGGACCTCCGCGAGGAGACAGACTACCCTGGCATTGGCCTGGGCTGGGGCAACGCCATGACCCTCATGGAGTACGTGGGAGGCACAGAGCACGACGTGGATGTGGTACTGTTCGAGGGGCGACTGGAGGGCGCTTTCGTGTCCGACAATGGCCCCACCCGTGCCCCGGCTTTCACCGAGACGGCCTCCCAGATGCCCTCGGGGCTGGCGCCGGACAAGCGCGCTCAGCTGATCCGCGCAGCGCACCACGCCTGCCTGGGCTGCGGTTTGCAAGACGGCGTGTTCAACGTTGAGCTGAAGATGACAGAGGTGGGCCCGAGGCTCATCGAGATCAACGCCCGCATGGGCGGCTTCTACCTGCGCGACTGGATCCGGCAGCTGTACGGCGTGGACATCCTGATGGCCGCCTTCATGGTGTCCTGTGGGGTGCGTCCATGCCTGCCCTCGGCCACAGCGCTCCCAGCCAGAGGCCACTTTGctggggtgatggtggtggtgtccCAGCACCTCCAGGCCCTGAGAAGCACAGCCAGCCCTGAGCGCCTGCGAGGGCTGCACCAGGACGGGGCGCTGTGGCTGAACGAGCTGGCTGAGGAGGATGAATTGATCTCTGGGGAGTACGAGGAGCCCTTCTGTAATGTCGGCGTGAGAGACGCCCACAACGCCGCCAACGCTCGCCAGCGCCTCCTCGCCCTCTGCCAGGGGCTAGGCCTGCACTGTCCTCCACGCTACGACCTGGGGTACTTCCTGTCCCACTTCAGTTAG